TAGGCGGCTCAGTTAGTTCTTTAATTCCTAACGTATCTACTTTTTTAGCCACTTCCGTCAGTTTACTCTTAAACATCAGATCAGCTTTAAGCGACTTATATTCCCAACTCAGCTCTTTTACTTCTTTATTTAATTTATCAATACTCCTGATATTCTTAACAGCCATATGGCTATTGGCTATGTAAAGCATACATAAAACCGAAAGAAATATCAAAAACGGCAACATCTCCGTTGCAGCTTCTTTACTTACCACCCCCTCAGTGAATAACTTTTTAAAAAAAGTGTTACTACTTTCAGGCTCTTTTCGTTTAGGTTTAGATTTAACCTTAACATCAATCTCTTCTTCTAATTCCGGCTCTTCATCAAGATGTTCCCTAAACCGATTACTCATATCTTCTCCCCCACTCTTAATTTCGCACTTCTCGAACGACTGTTCTGCTGCAACTCAAGTTCATCAGCCACAATCGCTTTTCTGGTTATCACCTTAAAAGGCTTCTGTTCATTACCAAAAAAATCTTTATCCACCTCACCCCTAAACTTTCCTTTGGCGAGGAAATTTTTAACCGGCCTATCTTCCAACGAATGGTAAGACATTACCACCAGACGCCCACCCGGCTTTAGAACATCAGCCGTTTGTAGCAGAAAATCCTCCAGCACTTTCATTTCGGCATTCACCTCAATGCGCAAAGCCTGAAAAACCTGCGCCATATATTTATGCTCTTTACCCTTAGGAATATGAGCAGCAGCAATCGCTTTAAAATCAGCCAACGTTAAAACCGGACGATCAACACGCCCCGTAACAATAACCCGAGCTAAAGATTTTGCATTTTTAACCTCACCGTAAATACCAAAAATTTTATGCAACTGATCTTCAGTATACGTATTCAAAACATCCGCAGCAGTTAACTTACCTTGCTTATCCATACGCATATCTAACGCCGCATCAAACCGCGTAGAAAAACCTCTTTCAGGCTCATTAAACTGATGCGAAGAAACCCCCAAATCAGCCAAAATACCATCCACAGTTTTATAACCCAGCAAACGAAGGTTATTTTTAAGAAAAGCAAAATTTTGATCAACAAAATGAAAACGGGGATCATCGATCTTATTTCTTTGCGCATCAGGATCCTGATCAAACGCAATCAAAACACCGTCTTTACCTAATTTTTTAAGGATCTCACGCGAGTGTCCACCGCCACCAAAAGTCACATCCACATACACTCCATCCGGCTTAATATTTAAGCCATCCATACACTCCTTTAACAAAACAGGAACATGATAATTATTTTCCATCTTCCCCCCTGTTTTTATTTCCCATCACTTCCTGAGCAAGAAAAGCAAAATTCTCAGGCTCTTCATCAAACAAAGCCTCATAAGCCTTTTTAGACCAAACTTCCACCTTATCAAACTGACAAGCCAAAACGAGGTCATCACTAATTTCAATGCCCACCGACTCCAATAAAGACTTAGGCAAATTCACTCTTCCGGCAGCATCCAACGTCAAAGACGTCGCGCCGCGCGTGAAATAACGAATAAATGCTCTGGTTTTTGGTTCGTACTGGTTCAACTTACTCATCTCTTCCACCATGCTTTCCCACACTTTCTTGGGATAAATCACCAAGTGCTTCTCGAAGCCACGGTTAATCACAAGCCCCTCATCCTCAACATTAGGCAATTGTTTTTTCAGATTCGAAGGGACCATCAAGCGGCCTTTCGCATCCAATTTACAATCAAACTCTCCTAATAGTTGTACCATTTCTATATGTGCACTTTTTATGTAGTGTAAAAATAGATATTTCTACCACTTTTTACCACATTCTACCACAAAAAATTATCAACATATTTCATACCAATATTTTTCTGCGTTTAAACTATCAAAAACGCAGAAAACATGGTGGTAAACAAAAACAGGCGTTTCGTAAAAACGAAACGCCTGTCCTAAAATTAAGTCTTATGATTAATCATTAATCGCCTTAACACCAGGCAATTCCTTTCCTTCCATATATTCAAGTAATGCACCGCCTCCGGTAGATACATAGCTTACTTTATCTTCTAAACCGAATTTAGCAATAGCCGCAGCCGAGTCCCCCCCGCCTATTAAGGAGAAAGCACCATTTTTCTGTGTTGCAGCCACCACAGCATCCGCAACAGCACGTGTACCCTGCTCAAAATTAGCCATTTCAAATACACCCATTGGCCCATTCCACAATAACGTCTTAGAGTTAGCAATCACCTCAGAAAACAAAGCAACTGTCTTTGGACCAATATCCAATCCCATCCAGTCTGCAGGAATCCGTCCGGTATCCACCGTTCCCTTATTCGCTTCATTATCAAACTTATCAGCAATAACCGTATCTAATGGCAAATATAAATTAACACCTTTTGCCTTAGCCTTCTCCATCAATTCTAAACACAAAGCCATTCTATCAGCTTCCAACAATGAAGTACCGATTTCACCACCTTGCGCCTTTGCAAAAGTATACGCCATACCACCACCAATAATCAAGTTATCTACCTTATTCAGCAAACTCTCAATCAGTAAAATTTTATCCGACACTTTCGCACCACCCATAATTGCAGTAAAAGGTTTATCAGCACCGTCATTTACCTTTTCAGCGTTCTTCAATTCTTCTGCCATCAAATAACCGAAGTATTTATCATTCGGAAAAAATTCAGCAACAATCGCCGTCGAAGCATGCGCACGGTGTGCTGTTCCGAAAGCATCATTTACATATACATCCCCTAACTTTGCTAATTTCTCTGCAAAGTCACGGTCACCTTTCTCTTCTTCTTTATGAAAACGTAAATTCTCCAAAAGCAACACCTCACCTGGTACTAAATTCTTTGCTTTTTCTACTGCATCAGTGCCTATACAATCATTAGCAAACTTCACCTGCAAATCAAGCATTCTCGAAAGATCACCTAAAATATGCTTTAAAGAATATTTATCATCTGGCCCACCTTTAGGTCTACCCAAATGAGACATCAAAATTACCGCACCACCATCATTCAATATTTTCTGAATAGTTGGCAACGCAGCACGCATCCTTTTATCATCCGTAATATTAAAATCACTATCTAAAGGGACATTAAAATCTACTCTAACTAAAGCCTTCTTATCATTAAAATTGCATTGATCGATTGTTTTCATCTTAATTGTTTTGTTTTCTATTATGGTTTGGTTGTACGTTTATTTTATGGAATGGCTTTAATCATATTAAAATGAGGACCAATTCCCGGCACCTCAAATTCATCCGAAATCACCTCAAACCCCAGTTTTTTATAAAAACCAACAGCAGAACTCCGCGCATGACACCAAATATAAGAAGCATTACCAGATCTCAGCTCATTAATTGCAAATTTTATAAGATCCGAACCACAACCTTTGCCCGAAAAGACAGGATCAGTTGCCATACCACGTAACCTGAAACCTCCAGCACCCCTTCCTTCGCAATCTTCAGGGAAAAAAGTGGCTATCGAGGCTAATTTACCCTCCACAAAACACCCCAAATGAAAATTGCCCTGAGTTTCGTCTGTTGGGAAAACACATTTCTCCGGCCCAGCATTATTTCTCAACACAAGACTCCTCAAAGCGAGTGTTTCCGCTGTTGTAATATATTTAATCATGATGCTTTTCAATTTTTTGGACTAAATCAACCAATCTGGCAGAATAACCGGACTCATTGTCGTACCAACCCACAACTTTTACCAGATCGCCAACAATAGAAGTCAGCTGCGCATCAAAAATGCAGGAATGTGGATTATCCAAAATATCCACCGAAACAATCGGATCTTCAGTATACTCCACAATTGCACTCAATTCATTTTCAGAAGCCTTTTTAAATGCAGCATTGATCTCTTCTTTTGTTGTAGGTGATTTCAAAATACAGGTAAAATCGGTTAACGATCCATTTAGTACCGGAACCCTTATACCCGCACCACCTAACTTACCTTCCAAATGCGGAAAGATATTGGTAATGGCTTTCGCAGCACCAGTACTTGTAGGAATGATAGAAGCAGAAGCTGCACGAGCTCTTCTTAAATCTTTATGTGGCGAATCATGCAGGTTCTGATCACCAGTCATGGAATGCACCGTAGTAATATACCCATCCAGGATCCCCCAATTGTCGTCCAGTATTTTTACCATCGGCGCGACATTATTCGTTGTACAGGATGCATTTGACAGTATAGGCGAACTCAAATCTATTTCAGCATCGTTCACCCCCAACACCACCATTGGCACTTCTTTATCAGCTGACGGGGCAGATATCAACACCTGTTTCGCTCCGGCTTTCAAATGAAGTTCGGCACCTGCCTTTGTGGTAAACTTGCCGGTCGACTCCAAAACCAGGTCAATCCCCAAAGCAGCCCAAGGCAAATCTTCTGGTTTCTTCATATTATATACCAGAATTTTCTTTCCATCAATGATCAACCCATCGCTATCATGACTTACCTTTCCTTTAAATCCCCGATGAACGGTATCGTACTTAAAAAGGTGAGCTAAAGTAGCAGGATCGCCAAGATCATTTATGGCAACAACATGGATGTTTCTCTCTATTGCAGTGCGTAAAAAAACACGTCCAATTCTTCCAAAACCGTTAATCGCTAATTTCATTTGCTCGTATAAATATGAGCGCAAAAGTACCTATATTCTTTAACCTGATGGTAGTTTTATTGTTTTTTGACTTCAGTTAGTCTTTTTTTCTGGCTTTTTACCCTATGGTCAATTCTCTTTTGTTTTTCTTCATCAGACATCCGGCCAGTACGCTCACTATTATTTATCCAAACTTCATATTGTTTAGCCTGATAATCAACATCAAATACCTTATTATGCACTTCAAAACGAGTAATCATTTTAGCTATAGGTTCCAACGCATTATCAACGGGGACCTGCCAGTCTTCCCAAATGTGAGCAATGAGCACTGATTTTCCGTTCGGAATTTGCTTTAATACAACATCAAAGTAGTCAGCCCGATCTTCTGCCCTTAAGGTTTCCCCGGCAGAACCCACAATCATCCCACCAGCTACACCAACAATAAATCCTAGTGGTCCAGCCAAAAGGCCAACCAATCCACCAACTAAAGCTCCCCCAGCCACTCCGGAACCTACAGCTTTATCCTTTGCCGATTTGATTGATGTTTCACCAGTCTCACTTTTGGTCAACAAATACGACTCTCCCAAAGATAAATCATGGATCAAATCTAATTCCTGTAAAGCCTTTAAACCCGCAAATGCATCAGCCTCATTATCAAATACTGCCTGAATTATCTTTTCCATACGTTTTGTCTATCTATTACTATATAAGACAAATAGAGAGAAACTTTGTTTTGCGTATACAAAGCCTTAAAAGTTTTTTTAATCTGTTTATAAAAATAAACTTTACTAAAAAATAAACATTTAATAATATGCTAAAATTGCACAAATATATGCCCGATGCAGCACGGTTTTTAATAAGTTTCCTGGTACTCTTTGCCACCTTCTATGGTTTTAACATAGGGTATATTGGAATCACAAGCCCTGGCGGACTATACTCCCCATTTTTAGATCAGCATTTCAACTATATAGCGTTATGGCGCAACCTTTATATTTCTACAGCAGCAAAAATACTGGAACTTATGGGCCACGTGGTTTACACAACTGACATCAGTTTAAAAGTCCAGGGATATTCAGGATTCAGGCTCGTCTACTCCTGCCTCGGTTATGGCATAATCAGCTGTTTCTCGGCCTTTGTACTTTCCTTTCCAAAACCGCTCCAGTCTCGCCTTAAGTTTCTTTCCGTCGGACTAAGCCTTATTTTGAGCTTAAATCTATGTCGCCTGATAATGATCGCTTTATTTTACAACCCGCAAACAACCATACTTTCCGTCAACCATCATGATATTTTCAATGCGTTTTTGTATATTGCAATTCTATCCATAAGCTACAAATGGCTCAAATCCTGAGACAACCTAACCACCAAAACAATAGCGATCAAGTCCTAAAAAAATCGAAACCGGATTCAAAAAACAGCCTATAGTTGTCGGGGCGTTGCTGGGGCCTTAACGGGGCGTTGGCGGGGCCTTGCTGGGGCCTATCCCCTCCACAATGCCCCACCAAATAGCTGCTAGTGTACCGCTAAGATACCCGGCATTATTGGAATTTACCCTCTTTATGCAACAGTTCAAAATACTTATCTAAATTGATACCTAACGACTGTTCAAAAGCAGCCTTTAAGTCTTCCGGCTGTGGATGCTTTCCTTTCCACAAATTAAAATAAAGCTTAAAAGCATTATCTATCCTTTCTCTTCCTACGCCATCTTCTAATATATACAACCATAAAGCAGTTTTTAAATAAGATGCTGTACTATATTCATCAGAGGAGTGAAATTTATCCGAAGGTATATCAATAGCTGAGGTCATAGGCATTCCGCTCAAAGCACCATAAATCGCAGCTAAAAAATCTTTAACCGGCAATGCCTGAACTTCCACAGGTATGGCATCACCAAATACAGAATTTGTCCTATATTTTTCAGCCTCATATCTAAACTGAAAATAAGTATTCAACCCCTCATCCTGCCAGGCATGTTCCCTTTCATTACTACCCAACATACTCATAAACCAGTTGTGTCCAACCTCATGCGCAATCACCCCATCCAATGATTCCTTTTTGGCATCAGGACTAGTGATCAGCGTGATTGTTGGATATTCCATCCCACCACTCGAATTATTTTTAGGCCCTTCCACTACCTGTACCACAGGATATTCATATTCTCCGATCCACTTACTGTAATGCCTAACCGCATCCTTTGCATAATCAATGCTATAGTTCCATAAAGTGCTGTCCTTATTGTGATAATAAGTAAATGCATCAATCACTTTACCCGATTCCAGCTTTAGCGTATCATATTGAATCACAAAATCCTTATCCGCAAACCAGGCAAAATCAGGTACATTATTCATCTTATAATTCAGCTTTTTAACACCGTTTTTATTTTTTGCCACATAAAGCGCAGGCTTGGCACTGCGATCGGCAACATTCTTAGCGCCAACCTTTTTATAAGCAGCCAGCTCGTCTGCGTTCTGCAAAGTACCCGTCGCCCCTACTACATAATCAGAGGGTACCGTAATATTTACATTAAAAGAAGCATAATCACTATAAAACTCACCCATATCCAGGTAAGGGAACTCATGCCAACCCTTTTTATCAAATACTGCTGGCTTCGGATACCATTGACAAACCATAAATTCACCATCTGCAAAACCCGATCTGGAGAAATAAGAAGGCAATTTCACTTTAAAATCAGTAGTAATACTTACAGAATCACCAGGCTTTAAAGCAGTCGGCAACTTCAGCTTAATTACATCAATATACTGTGGATTTGGATGCGCTTCAGTAGCAGCAACTTTTCCATTCACCTTAAAATTCAAACCTTCTATACTTCCATAAGTATACTTTTCCAGCTTAGCAGCCCTGGAGGTATCATTTTTTAGTTGCTGAAACAAGGCCGTATTTTCATTTTTATAAGCATTTGGCCAGATATGAAACCAGATAAAATTAAGCGTCGAAGGCGAATTGTTTTTATACACAATCGTTTCAAAACCTTTTAATGATTTCTCTTGATCATTTAACGCTACATCTATTTTGTAGCTCACATGCTGCTGCCAATATTTTTCCTGTGAAAAAACAAAGGAGCTAAAAAAAATAAGAACAATGGTAAGGCCTCTCTTCATCGATAAATGTTGTTTTTTGTTCGAAAGATAATAATTTTTATGATGGTTTTTCAAAAACCTATTCTGCACGGACGCTGTTTATTAAGATAAACTTACGCTAATGAAAGCCCCTAAAAAAGAAAACGCTAACCTCATTAAAAAACATAACCATCCAGATGGATTAGACAAATGGAATGAGCGCTTAGATCGCAATCTGGAAAGCGAAAGAGAAGGCAATTCATTAGCCGACGAAAATGCCAGAGATTACACAGAAAAATATGGAAGTGGAGATCAGTCGGATGAAAACTCCCATGCACTTTGATAAGCATCAATCTGTTCTGCGTAAGTAATAAAATCAGCATAAAAAGGCAACCTAGATAAAGTTGCACTATCTCCAATTACAACAAGCTTTTTCCTTGCCCTGGTCATGGCTACATTCATCCGACGGATATCCGACAAAAAGCCTATCGCCCCTTCATCATTACTCCTGGTCATCCCAATATAAACGATATCACGTTCCTGTCCCTGAAAACTGTCAATTGTATTTATAGAAATTTTAGCCGCATACTTCTGTAAATCAGGATGATTAAGCAACAACTCTTTCAACACATGAATCTGTTGTTTATAAGGTGAAATTACAGCCACTGTAGGAAAATCCTCAACCTTATAAACACCGCTCAACTGGTCGAATAACTGCGCCAAGTGTTTCAATAAAAATACAGCCTCTTCCGGATTATAGGTACTCGTACCTTCTGTTTTCTCTTCAAATCCACAACCTGCGGTATCAATAAAGGCCAATGGTGTATCCTCAGCAAACAGCAAATGACTAGCAACAGAACCATGAGCCTTTAGCTTTCCACCATAAAACACGGAAGAAGCATAATTCATGATCTTTTCGTTCATGCGGTATTGTTCTTCCAGCAAAACAACAGCCTCCGGATGCAATGCTACACATTTTTCCAGTAAAGTAGTACTTAAACCAGCCTTGGCAGCCTCATTAGATTTTATGGTCGGCGACAACTGGCAATGATCACCTGCCAAAATAACTTTTTGCGCTTTCAATATGGGAATCCAGCAAGCAGGCTCCAAAGCCTGTCCGGCCTCATCAATAACTACCGTATCAAATTTGCGATCCCTAACGGTATAATGACTTGCACCAACCAATGTTGCGGTAATCACCTGTGCCTTTTCGATCAGATCGTCCATAATATACTGCTCCGTATTAGCGACAGATTTCATAATCTTATGCGCCTCATCAAAAAGTGCTTTACGCTGCTCCTTTTCTGCCCTTCCAAAATTTCTTTTGTATTTGTGGGCCATGTTTTTATACTCCGCGGCCTGCTTTTTCAAGTCTTTGACCTCTTTTATGCTGGCATGACCTGCCACCTTGCTGTCCAAAGTTAAAGAGAACAGCTTATCTGATACTCTGGCCGGATTGCCAATGCGCAAAACATTCAACCCTTCATCAGCTAACTTCTCGCTCAATAAATCAACCGCAGTATTACTTGGCGCAACTACCAAAATCTGTTTCCCATGCTGCTTGATCAATGCCTTAATAGCCTGCACGAGCGTAGTCGTTTTACCGGTTCCTGGTGGCCCATGAACAATAGCCAGGTGCTGTGCAGCAACAATCCGGTTTACAGCATTTTGCTGTATTTCATTTAACTTAGCAATGGGGTAATGAAAAATATCTGCTGCAAACGAAGGCGCTTCATCCCCTGTTAACACTTTTATCAAGTGATGATCATCACCCTGCTCATTCCGTAATGAAGCGCGTTTAACCGCTCCCTGCATTTCATCATAGCTATGATCATCAAAGAGTACATCAATACCCAATTTACCATCCCTGCCCCAATCAGGTAATTCGTCTGTCCGCAAAGTAATCTTTAATCGGTTACCACCCTGATAAGCAATCACACCCTCTACTCGATCATTTTTTGGATCATGGTTCGAGAACAATACTGCAGGCATACCAAATCTCAATTGATGGTTCAAATCCTGGTGCGTTGTTCGTTCCACCTCAACTGTCAGGTAATCGCCTCTACTCATTTCCGATCCTCGGATCGCAATAGGGTACCAGGTTAAACCATTTGCTCTACGTTCTGCTACAGAAAGGGTTTCCTTTTGCTTTATATAAGCTCGTAAATCTTCTTCCCGCTCAGTTTTAAGCAGATCAAGTAGTTTTTTAAAATAAGGCATCCGCAAAGATAGCTATCGCATTTACAAACACTCGTCAGCCAAATATAAAATAGACTCATAATTTTTGCTCACTGCATCAGACATAGCCATTTCGCAGGTTTTTGCAGTAGAATAATACCCCGAATACTCGGCACTTTTCACTTCAGCGGCTTCCGGGGCTGTAGCAGCAGCTGTTAACTCTGGAAAAAGAAAGCCTCTATCTCCAGCCATTCCACAACACCCTACCATTAACGGCACCTCAACTTCATGCGCAAACCGGTCTGCAACCTGAAACAACTTCCCTTCCAGCCCCATTTTCTTTAGCGTGCAAACAGGATGTAAAATGATACTATCTTTTTTATGTACCACTTTCAACTTAGGCAGCACGTGATCATGCAAATAATCAATACTGTCAATAATGCTCAACTGATCAAAATAAGCTTTATTTTCATCTGTAAGCACGGTACGACAATGCTGTAGCGTATGCGTACAAGAACTTACATCCAGCACTACAGGTAATTCCCCCCCTTGTGTCCATTTCCAAAGCTTCCTGACAGTTTCGTTTGAAGTATAAACATAAGCAGCATTATAGCCTTTAGACGAGAACAACTGGCCACAGCAAGTATTATTAATATCATCAGGAACCAGAATCTCAATACCCACTTTGGCAGAAACACTCATAAAGGTTTGTGGTACACTCTTTTTATTGTCCTTCGCACCACCCATCATCCGGTTGATGCAAGTAGGAAAATACACCACAGAACCATTGCTGCTTCCTTCAATTTTACCTTTAGTAGCTTGCAGTTGATTGCTCCATAGTGGAACAGCAGGAATCACCTTTTTCAGCCCCCCCGTAATATTTCTCATGGTAGATTCACCAAAAATCCGGTTCATACCACCACCAGCCTTTACCGCCATTCCAACTGTAAATGCCGTGGCACCAAAGTTCTTTGCCACAATTAAAGCAAGCCCATTAGCTGTTTTACTATGACTCTCTCTCCTCAAACGCTTCACCAAATCGCCAGTGTTGATATCAACCGGACAAGCTGTAGCGCATAAACCATCTACAGCACAAGTATCCAATCCATCATATTGATATTCCTTTACCAGCTGATCAAAATCCTGCTTATTGCCTTTTGATTTTAATCCAGCCAGCTCCCTACGCACCACAATCCTTTGTCTAGGCGTAAGGGTAATGTTGCGACTAGGGCATTTATGTTCACAATAACCACATTCAATGCATTTATCAACCTCCTGTTCTACCGAAGGCAAAGGTTTTAAATTGGCTATATGTGCTTTTTTATTTTCATTGATGATGACTCCGGGGTTAAGCAAATTCTGCGGATCAATGACAGACTTCAGTTGTTTCATGAGCTGATAAGCCTCACCACCCCATTCGGTCTCAATAAAAGGAGCCATATTACGACCAGTACCATGCTCTGCTTTTAAAGTACCATCATAGGTTTCTACCACCAGTTTCACTACATCCTGCATAAACAGGTCATAACGCTCAATTTCAGCAGCCGTATGAAAAGCCTGAGTGACTACAAAATGGATATTCCCATCTTTAGCATGACCAAAAATGATGGCTTCATGGTACGCGTACTTTTTAAACAATTGTTGAAGATCAAGAATAGCATCACCAAGTTTTGCTACCGGGAAAGCAATATCCTCCAGTATCACCGTTGTACCGCTAGCCCGTACAGCACCAACTGCAGGGAACATCCCCTTTCTAAGCTTCCAAAAAAAAGCTTGTTCTTTCACATCTTCCGTAAACAAAGGCACCTCTAGCATGGATAAGGAAGAAGCTGAAGAAAGAAATACTTTTTTCTTAGCGTGCAATTCATCCAAACTATTTGCTTGAAATTCAACCAGCAATGCCGCAGCCGTTTCCGGCAAAGTCTTTAACCTTTCCGGCACTCCCTTTAAACTGTCAATAGACCTTAAAGAGGCCCTATCCATCAGCTCAACCGCCTCTGCACCAGAAACGGTTAAAGGAAT
This is a stretch of genomic DNA from Candidatus Pedobacter colombiensis. It encodes these proteins:
- a CDS encoding FAD-binding and (Fe-S)-binding domain-containing protein, with amino-acid sequence MEIGKLLEDILPKERIKVRLIDLVAYASDAGFYYLRPKAVVQPVAESEIIALFRFSHQHQVPLTFRTGGTSLSGQAITDGILVDLSQYWNRVLIEDDGALVRVQPGITGSIVNGHLKRYKRKIGPDPSSIDAAMMGGILSNNSSGMCCGVKLNSYHTTKHIRFILPDGKTFTTEHVDDYARFEKECSRIYNAIKGMQEQLKSNTALYELIRRKYETKNTVGYSLNAFIDHEHPLDVLAHLLIGAEGTLGFIAEAVMKTVPDYPYKTTAFLYFPDIYAACQAIIPLTVSGAEAVELMDRASLRSIDSLKGVPERLKTLPETAAALLVEFQANSLDELHAKKKVFLSSASSLSMLEVPLFTEDVKEQAFFWKLRKGMFPAVGAVRASGTTVILEDIAFPVAKLGDAILDLQQLFKKYAYHEAIIFGHAKDGNIHFVVTQAFHTAAEIERYDLFMQDVVKLVVETYDGTLKAEHGTGRNMAPFIETEWGGEAYQLMKQLKSVIDPQNLLNPGVIINENKKAHIANLKPLPSVEQEVDKCIECGYCEHKCPSRNITLTPRQRIVVRRELAGLKSKGNKQDFDQLVKEYQYDGLDTCAVDGLCATACPVDINTGDLVKRLRRESHSKTANGLALIVAKNFGATAFTVGMAVKAGGGMNRIFGESTMRNITGGLKKVIPAVPLWSNQLQATKGKIEGSSNGSVVYFPTCINRMMGGAKDNKKSVPQTFMSVSAKVGIEILVPDDINNTCCGQLFSSKGYNAAYVYTSNETVRKLWKWTQGGELPVVLDVSSCTHTLQHCRTVLTDENKAYFDQLSIIDSIDYLHDHVLPKLKVVHKKDSIILHPVCTLKKMGLEGKLFQVADRFAHEVEVPLMVGCCGMAGDRGFLFPELTAAATAPEAAEVKSAEYSGYYSTAKTCEMAMSDAVSKNYESILYLADECL